In the genome of Amyelois transitella isolate CPQ chromosome 25, ilAmyTran1.1, whole genome shotgun sequence, one region contains:
- the LOC106141187 gene encoding facilitated trehalose transporter Tret1, which translates to MKILNTLRNYGNGTKYFHIFKQILACIAADLIMLSAGMAYGFSGTLLPELVLDESIAYDRSYDSWVASALPLSAIFACLIAGPIIDRFGRKRGLMITLIPLFLGWLLQAFAKSIVLLLIGRFLTGLCTGAVRPCALVYLGEIFDPKYRGTALFSMSLSMHLGVLICHWISHYVNWRTCCFVFISPPLISLLILIYLRESPMWYILNGRIDEGIEIFKWFRGDGEAADKELEEFMKKQVGKADITRKELLAFVFSKPFMKPFVTVVILFLSVQFLGLNNLSFYAEDIVRNTFSTDVDTFSMVMALDAIRVISSLAMCSIIDRLPRKLTFLSSSFVACIFILAIAVFLYVDLGLIWLHILSMIGYVSFGSAVVSLSWSFLPEISPSKVRGFTSGLGAAINFLMLFASVNATPRLGQVYGQQAVFILHGTTTLLCTVFLCFLLPETKGKTLQEIEDTYVNNGEGDSTK; encoded by the exons GCGGACCTGATCATGCTGTCAGCGGGCATGGCGTACGGGTTCAGTGGCACGCTGCTGCCTGAGTTAGTTCTAGATGAGTCTATAGCGTACGACAGGAGCTACGATTCCTGGGTCG CGTCAGCCTTGCCGTTATCAGCCATCTTCGCCTGTTTGATTGCGGGACCAATTATTGACCGGTTTGGTAGAAAACGAGGCCTCATGATAACTCTTATCCCACTATTCCTTGGGTGGCTACTTCAAGCTTTCGCCAAATCTATCGTCCTACTATTAATCGGAAGATTCCTAACCGGACTCTGCACTGGAGCAGTTAGACCCTGCGCTTTAGTATATTTAGGAGAAATATTCGACCCCAAATACAGAGGAACAGCTCTATTTAGCATGTCTTTGTCCATGCATCTGGGAGTACTGATCTGTCACTGGATAAGTCATTACGTCAATTGGCGGACCTgctgttttgttttcatatcTCCCCCCTTGATAAGCTTACtaatactaatttatttgaGAGAAAGCCCTATGTGGTATATATTAAATGGAAGAATTGATGAAGGAATAGAGATATTCAAATGGTTTAGAGGTGACGGTGAAGCCGCTGATAAAGAATTAGAAGAATTTATGAAAAAGCAAGTTGGTAAGGCGGATATAACAAGAAAGGAGCTCTTAGCGTTTGTTTTCAGTAAACCTTTTATGAAACCTTTCGTAACGGtagtaatattgtttttatcagTTCAGTTTTTGGGGTTAaacaatttatcattttacGCTGAAGATATAGTCAGGAACACCTTTTCAACTGACGTGGATACATTTTCTATGGTGATGGCCCTTGATGCAATAAGGGTGATTTCATCATTAGCGATGTGTTCGATAATAGATAGGTTACCGAGAAAATTAACATTTCTGAGTAGTAGCTTTGTtgcatgtatatttatattggcaATAGCTGTATTTTTATACGTAGATTTAGGATTAATATGgttacatattttatctatGATTGGGTATGTATCTTTTGGTAGTGCAGTAGTCAGTTTGTCTTGGTCATTTTTGCCTGAAATAAGCCCAAGTAAAGTTAGAGGGTTTACATCTGGTTTAGGAGCTgctataaattttttgatgTTATTTGCCTCTGTAAATGCTACTCCTAGATTGGGCCAAGTATATGGACAACAGGCTGTGTTTATTCTCCACGGTACAACTACATTGTTGTGTACTGTTTTCCTTTGCTTTTTATTACCAGAAACGAAAGGAAAGACGTTGCAAGAAATTGAAGACACTTACGTTAATAATGGAGAGGGTGATAGTACAAAGTGA